Proteins encoded in a region of the Macaca mulatta isolate MMU2019108-1 chromosome X, T2T-MMU8v2.0, whole genome shotgun sequence genome:
- the TRO gene encoding trophinin isoform X11: protein MLQSGGRGPFPSDSAVTRPPRKMDRRNDYGYRVPPFQGPLPPPGSLGLPLPPDIQTETTEEDSVLLMHTLLAATKDSLAVDPPVVSRPKKSKTKKAPIKAITKAAPAAPPVPTANEIATNKPKITLQALNLPVITQISQASPTTEVTNTQVSSVTAQPKKANKMKRVTAKAAQGSQSPTGREGGATQLKSPLQVLNLPVISQNIHASIANESASSQTLITSIKPKKASKAKKAANKAIASATEVSLAPTATHTATTQGQITNETASIHTTAASIRTKKASKARKIIAKVINTDTEHIQAANVTETATRQIEASVIAIRPKKSKGKKAASRGPNSVSEISEALLATQMVTNQALAATLRVKRGSRARKASTKARATESQTPNADQGAQAKMASAQTNVSALETQVAAAVQALADDYLAQLSLEPTTRTRGKRNRKSKHLNGDERSGNNYRRIPWGRRPAPPRDVAILQERANKLVKYLLVKDQTKIPIKRSDMLRDVIQEYDEYFPEIIERASYALEKMFRVNLKEIDKQSSLYILISTRESSAGILGTTKDTPKLGLLMVILSVIFMNGNKASEAVIWEVLRKLGLHPGVRHSLFGEVRKLITDEFVKQKYLEYKRVPNSRPPEYEFFWGLRSYHETSKMKVLKFACKVQKKDPKDWAVQYREAVEMEVQAAAVAVAEAEARAEIYSPCLQTPLINCSSPSHGAKVHPWNLCPHSSQSTYGQSAKGVM from the exons ATGCTGCAGAGCGGAGGGAGGG GCCCATTCCCCTCAGACTCAGCTGTTACTCGGCCTCCCAGAAAGATGGATAGGAGAAATGACTACGGATATAGGGTGCCTCCATTTCAG GGCCCTCTGCCTCCCCCTGGGAGCCTGGGGCTTCCCTTGCCTCCAGATATACAGACTGAGACTACAGAAGAGGACAGTGTCTTGCTGATGCATACCCTGTTGGCGGCAACCAAGGACTCCCTGGCCGTGGACCCACCAGTTGTCAGCCGGCCTAAGAAAAGCAAGACCAAGAAGGCCCCTATAAAGGCTATTACTAAGGCTGCACCTGCTGCCCCTCCAGTCCCAACTGCCAATGAGATTGCCACCAACAAGCCCAAAATAACTTTGCAGGCTTTAAACCTGCCAGTCATTACCCAGATCAGTCAGGCTTCACCTACCACTGAGGTAACCAATACTCAGGTTTCTTCAGTCACTGCTCAGCCTAAGAAAGCCAACAAGATGAAGAGAGTTACTGCCAAGGCAGCGCAAGGCTCCCAATCCCCAACTGGCCGTGAGGGTGGCGCTACACAGCTCAAGTCACCCTTGCAGGTCCTAAACCTACCAGTCATCTCACAGAATATTCACGCTTCAATTGCCAATGAGTCAGCCAGTTCCCAGACCTTGATAACCTCTATCAAGCCTAAGAAAGCTTCCAAGGCTAAGAAGGCTGCGAATAAGGCCATAGCTAGTGCCACCGAGGTTTCACTGGCTCCAACTGCCACCCATACAGCTACCACCCAAGGCCAAATTACCAATGAGACAGCCAGTATCCACACCACAGCAGCCTCCATCCGAACCAAGAAAGCCTCCAAAGCCAGGAAGATAATTGCTAAGGTTATAAATACTGACACTGAGCATATACAGGCTGCAAATGTCACTGAGACAGCTACCAGGCAGATTGAGGCCTCAGTAATAGCTATCAGGCCCAAAAAATCCAAGGGCAAGAAGGCTGCCAGTAGGGGCCCAAATTCTGTCTCTGAGATTTCTGAGGCCCTACTTGCCACTCAAATGGTCACAAACCAGGCCCTGGCAGCCACCCTGCGGGTCAAGAGAGGGTCTAGGGCTCGGAAGGCTTCCACTAAGGCTCGGGCAACTGAAAGCCAGACTCCAAATGCTGACCAAGGGGCCCAGGCCAAGATGGCCTCTGCTCAGACCAACGTAAGTGCCCTTGAGACTCAGGTTGCTGCTGCTGTCCAGGCCCTGGCAGATGACTATCTGGCTCAGTTGAGTCTGGAGCCCACAACCAGGACCCGGGGCAAGAGAAACCGAAAG TCCAAGCATCTGAATGGGGATGAGAGAAGTGGCAATAATTACAGGCGGATCCCATGGGGCCGGAGGCCTGCGCCACCGCGAGATGTGGCCATTTTACAAGAAAGG GCTAATAAGTTGGTGAAATACCTGTTGGTTAAGGACCAGACAAAGATCCCCATCAAGCGCTCAG ACATGCTGAGGGATGTCATCCAAGAATATGATGAATATTTCCCAGAAATCATTGAACGAGCAAGCTACGCTCTGGAGAAG ATGTTTCGAGTCAATCTGAAAGAAATTGATAAGCAAAGTAGCTTGTATATTCTCATCAGCACTCGGGAATCCTCTGCAGGCATACTGGGAAC GACCAAGGACACACCCAAGCTGGGTCTCCTCATGGTGATTCTGAGTGTCATTTTTATGAATGGCAACAAGGCCAGTGAGG CTGTCATCTGGGAGGTGCTTCGCAAGTTGGGGCTGCACCCTGG GGTGAGGCATTCACTCTTTGGGGAAGTGAGGAAGCTCATCACAGACGAGTTTGTGAAGCAGAA GTACCTGGAGTACAAGAGGGTCCCTAACAGCAGACCACCTGAATATGAGTTCTTCTGGGGCTTGCGCTCCTACCATGAGACTAGCAAGATGAAAGTCCTCAAGTTTGCATGCAAG GTGCAGAAAAAAGACCCCAAGGACTGGGCTGTGCAGTACCGCGAGGCAGTGGAGATGGAAGTCCAAGCTGcagctgtggctgtggctgaGGCTGAAGCCAGGGCTGAG atttattCCCCATGTTTACAGACACCGCTAATAAATTGCAGTAGTCCTTCCCATGGAGCCAAAGTACATCCTTGGAATCTTTGTCCACACAGCAGTCAAAGCACCTACGGCCAATCAGCTAAGGGTGTCATGTGA
- the TRO gene encoding trophinin isoform X8, with translation MLQSGGRGPFPSDSAVTRPPRKMDRRNDYGYRVPPFQSKHLNGDERSGNNYRRIPWGRRPAPPRDVAILQERANKLVKYLLVKDQTKIPIKRSDMLRDVIQEYDEYFPEIIERASYALEKMFRVNLKEIDKQSSLYILISTRESSAGILGTTKDTPKLGLLMVILSVIFMNGNKASEAVIWEVLRKLGLHPGVRHSLFGEVRKLITDEFVKQKYLEYKRVPNSRPPEYEFFWGLRSYHETSKMKVLKFACKVQKKDPKDWAVQYREAVEMEVQAAAVAVAEAEARAEARAQMGIGEEAVAGPWNWDDMDIDCLTREELGDDAQAWSRFSFEIEARAQENADASTSVNFSRGAGTRAGFSDGASISFNGAPSSSGGPGITFGGAPSSSASFSNTASISFGGTLSTSSSFSSAASISFGGAPSTSTSFSSEASISFGGTPCTSASFSGGVSSSFSGPLNTSATFSGAASSGFGGTLSTTAGFSSVLSTSTSFGSAPTTNTVFSSALSTSTGFGGTLSTSVCFGGSPSSSGSFGGTLSTSICFGGSPCTSTGFGGTLSTSVSFGGPSSTSANCGGTLSTSICFDGSPSTGAGFGGALNTSASFGSALNTSAGFGGAMSTSADFGSTLSTSVCFGGSPGTSVSFGSALNTSAGFGGAVSTSTDFGGTLSTSVCFGGSPSTSAGFSGALNTNASFGCAISTSAGFSGAVGTSAGFSGVPSTNPGFGGAFNTSAGFGGALSTTTDFGGTPNNSIGFGAAPSTSVSFGGAHSTSLCFGGAPSTSLCFGSASNTNLCFGGPPSTSACFSGATSPSFGDGPSTSTGFSFGNGLSTSAGFGGGLNTSAGFGGGLGTSAGFSGDLSTSSGFDGGLGTSAGFSGGPGTSTGFGGGLGTSAGFSGGLGTGAGFGGGLVTSDGFGGGLGTNASFGSTLGTGAGFSGGLSTSDGFGSRPNASFDRGLSTIIGFGSGSNTSTGFIGEPSTSTGFHSGPSSIVGFSGGPSTGVGFCSGPSISGFSGGPSTGAGFGGGPNTGAGFGGGPSTSAGFGSGATSLGACGFSYG, from the exons ATGCTGCAGAGCGGAGGGAGGG GCCCATTCCCCTCAGACTCAGCTGTTACTCGGCCTCCCAGAAAGATGGATAGGAGAAATGACTACGGATATAGGGTGCCTCCATTTCAG TCCAAGCATCTGAATGGGGATGAGAGAAGTGGCAATAATTACAGGCGGATCCCATGGGGCCGGAGGCCTGCGCCACCGCGAGATGTGGCCATTTTACAAGAAAGG GCTAATAAGTTGGTGAAATACCTGTTGGTTAAGGACCAGACAAAGATCCCCATCAAGCGCTCAG ACATGCTGAGGGATGTCATCCAAGAATATGATGAATATTTCCCAGAAATCATTGAACGAGCAAGCTACGCTCTGGAGAAG ATGTTTCGAGTCAATCTGAAAGAAATTGATAAGCAAAGTAGCTTGTATATTCTCATCAGCACTCGGGAATCCTCTGCAGGCATACTGGGAAC GACCAAGGACACACCCAAGCTGGGTCTCCTCATGGTGATTCTGAGTGTCATTTTTATGAATGGCAACAAGGCCAGTGAGG CTGTCATCTGGGAGGTGCTTCGCAAGTTGGGGCTGCACCCTGG GGTGAGGCATTCACTCTTTGGGGAAGTGAGGAAGCTCATCACAGACGAGTTTGTGAAGCAGAA GTACCTGGAGTACAAGAGGGTCCCTAACAGCAGACCACCTGAATATGAGTTCTTCTGGGGCTTGCGCTCCTACCATGAGACTAGCAAGATGAAAGTCCTCAAGTTTGCATGCAAG GTGCAGAAAAAAGACCCCAAGGACTGGGCTGTGCAGTACCGCGAGGCAGTGGAGATGGAAGTCCAAGCTGcagctgtggctgtggctgaGGCTGAAGCCAGGGCTGAGGCAAGAGCCCAAATGGGGATTGGAGAGGAAGCTGTGGCTGGGCCCTGGAATTGGGATGACATGGATATCGACTGCCTAACAAGGGAAGAGTTAGGCGATGATGCTCAGGCCTGGAGCAGATTTTCATTTGAAATTGAGGCCAGAGCCCAAGAAAATGCAGATGCCAGCACCAGCGTCAACTTCAGCAGAGGAGCTGGTACCAGGGCTGGCTTCAGCGACGGTGCTAGTATTAGCTTCAATGGTGCACCCAGCTCCAGTGGTGGACCTGGCATTACCTTTGGTGGTGCACCCAGCTCCAGTGCCAGCTTCAGCAATACAGCCAGCATTAGCTTTGGTGGCACACTGAGCACTAGCTCCAGCTTCAGCAGTGCAGCCAGCATTAGCTTTGGTGGTGCACCCAGCACCAGCACTAGTTTCAGCAGTGAAGCCAGCATTAGCTTTGGTGGCACGCCTTGTACCAGTGCCAGCTTTAGTGGTGGAGTCAGCTCTAGTTTTAGTGGCCCACTCAACACCAGTGCCACTTTCAGTGGTGCAGCCAGCTCTGGCTTTGGAGGCACACTCAGCACCACGGCTGGCTTTAGTAGTGTACTCAGCACCAGCACCAGCTTTGGCAGTGCACCCACAACGAACACAGTCTTCAGTAGTGCGCTTAGCACCAGCACTGGCTTTGGAGGCACACTCAGCACCAGTGTCTGCTTTGGTGGCTCTCCCAGCTCCAGTGGTAGCTTTGGTGGTACACTCAGTACCAGTATCTGCTTTGGTGGCTCTCCCTGCACCAGCACTGGCTTTGGAGGCACACTCAGCACCAGTGTCTCCTTTGGTGGCCCTTCCAGCACCAGTGCCAATTGCGGTGGTACACTAAGTACAAGCATCTGCTTTGATGGCTCTCCCAGCACTGGTGCTGGCTTTGGTGGTGCTCTCAACACCAGTGCCAGCTTTGGCAGTGCGCTCAATACCAGTGCTGGTTTTGGTGGTGCTATGAGCACCAGTGCTGACTTTGGCAGTACACTAAGCACCAGTGTCTGCTTTGGTGGCTCTCCTGGCACCAGTGTCAGCTTTGGCAGTGCGCTCAACACCAGTGCTGGTTTTGGTGGTGCTGTCAGCACCAGCACTGACTTTGGTGGTACACTAAGCACCAGCGTCTGTTTTGGTGGCTCTCCCAGCACCAGTGCTGGCTTTAGTGGTGCACTCAACACCAATGCCAGCTTTGGCTGTGCCATCAGCACCAGTGCCGGCTTCAGTGGTGCTGTCGGCACCAGTGCTGGCTTCAGTGGTGTACCCAGCACCAACCCTGGCTTTGGCGGTGCATTTAACACCAGTGCTGGCTTCGGTGGGGCACTTAGTACCACTACTGACTTCGGTGGTACTCCCAACAACAGCATTGGCTTTGGTGCTGCTCCCAGCACCAGTGTCAGCTTTGGTGGTGCTCATAGCACCAGCCTCTGTTTTGGTGGAGCTCCCAGCACCAGCCTCTGCTTTGGCAGTGCATCTAATACAAACCTATGCTTTGGTGGCCCTCCTAGCACCAGTGCCTGCTTTAGTGGTGCCACCAGCCCTAGTTTTGGTGATGGACCCAGTACCAGTACCGGTTTCAGCTTTGGCAACGGGTTAAGCACCAGTGCTGGATTTGGTGGTGGACTGAACACCAGTGCTGGCTTTGGTGGTGGCCTAGGCACCAGTGCTGGCTTCAGTGGTGATCTAAGCACCAGTTCTGGCTTTGATGGTGGGCTAGGTACCAGCGCTGGCTTCAGTGGAGGACCAGGCACCAGCACTGGCTTTGGTGGTGGACTGGGCACCAGCGCTGGCTTCAGTGGCGGACTGGGCACCGGTGCTGGCTTTGGTGGTGGACTGGTCACTAGTGATGGCTTTGGTGGTGGACTGGGCACCAATGCTAGTTTTGGCAGCACACTTGGCACCGGTGCTGGCTTTAGCGGTGGCCTCAGCACCAGCGATGGCTTTGGCAGTAGGCCTAATGCCAGCTTCGACAGAGGACTGAGTACCATCATTGGCTTTGGCAGTGGTTCCAACACCAGCACTGGCTTTATTGGCGAACCCAGCACCAGCACGGGCTTCCATAGTGGACCCAGTTCTATTGTTGGCTTCAGTGGTGGACCAAGCACTGGTGTTGGCTTCTGCAGTGGACCAAGCATCAGTGGCTTCAGCGGTGGACCGAGCACAGGAGCTGGCTTCGGCGGTGGACCAAACACTGGTGCTGGCTTTGGTGGTGGACCAAGCACCAGTGCTGGCTTCGGCAGTGGAGCCACCAGTCTTGGTGCCTGTGGCTTCTCCTATGGCTAG
- the TRO gene encoding trophinin isoform X4 — protein MLQSGGRGPFPSDSAVTRPPRKMDRRNDYGYRVPPFQGPLPPPGSLGLPLPPDIQTETTEEDSVLLMHTLLAATKDSLAVDPPVVSRPKKSKTKKAPIKAITKAAPAAPPVPTANEIATNKPKITLQALNLPVITQISQASPTTEVTNTQVSSVTAQPKKANKMKRVTAKAAQGSQSPTGREGGATQLKSPLQVLNLPVISQNIHASIANESASSQTLITSIKPKKASKAKKAANKAIASATEVSLAPTATHTATTQGQITNETASIHTTAASIRTKKASKARKIIAKVINTDTEHIQAANVTETATRQIEASVIAIRPKKSKGKKAASRGPNSVSEISEALLATQMVTNQALAATLRVKRGSRARKASTKARATESQTPNADQGAQAKMASAQTNVSALETQVAAAVQALADDYLAQLSLEPTTRTRGKRNRKSKHLNGDERSGNNYRRIPWGRRPAPPRDVAILQERANKLVKYLLVKDQTKIPIKRSDMLRDVIQEYDEYFPEIIERASYALEKMFRVNLKEIDKQSSLYILISTRESSAGILGTTKDTPKLGLLMVILSVIFMNGNKASEGEWLGMQLNGRPWVRHSLFGEVRKLITDEFVKQKYLEYKRVPNSRPPEYEFFWGLRSYHETSKMKVLKFACKVQKKDPKDWAVQYREAVEMEVQAAAVAVAEAEARAEARAQMGIGEEAVAGPWNWDDMDIDCLTREELGDDAQAWSRFSFEIEARAQENADASTSVNFSRGAGTRAGFSDGASISFNGAPSSSGGPGITFGGAPSSSASFSNTASISFGGTLSTSSSFSSAASISFGGAPSTSTSFSSEASISFGGTPCTSASFSGGVSSSFSGPLNTSATFSGAASSGFGGTLSTTAGFSSVLSTSTSFGSAPTTNTVFSSALSTSTGFGGTLSTSVCFGGSPSSSGSFGGTLSTSICFGGSPCTSTGFGGTLSTSVSFGGPSSTSANCGGTLSTSICFDGSPSTGAGFGGALNTSASFGSALNTSAGFGGAMSTSADFGSTLSTSVCFGGSPGTSVSFGSALNTSAGFGGAVSTSTDFGGTLSTSVCFGGSPSTSAGFSGALNTNASFGCAISTSAGFSGAVGTSAGFSGVPSTNPGFGGAFNTSAGFGGALSTTTDFGGTPNNSIGFGAAPSTSVSFGGAHSTSLCFGGAPSTSLCFGSASNTNLCFGGPPSTSACFSGATSPSFGDGPSTSTGFSFGNGLSTSAGFGGGLNTSAGFGGGLGTSAGFSGDLSTSSGFDGGLGTSAGFSGGPGTSTGFGGGLGTSAGFSGGLGTGAGFGGGLVTSDGFGGGLGTNASFGSTLGTGAGFSGGLSTSDGFGSRPNASFDRGLSTIIGFGSGSNTSTGFIGEPSTSTGFHSGPSSIVGFSGGPSTGVGFCSGPSISGFSGGPSTGAGFGGGPNTGAGFGGGPSTSAGFGSGATSLGACGFSYG, from the exons ATGCTGCAGAGCGGAGGGAGGG GCCCATTCCCCTCAGACTCAGCTGTTACTCGGCCTCCCAGAAAGATGGATAGGAGAAATGACTACGGATATAGGGTGCCTCCATTTCAG GGCCCTCTGCCTCCCCCTGGGAGCCTGGGGCTTCCCTTGCCTCCAGATATACAGACTGAGACTACAGAAGAGGACAGTGTCTTGCTGATGCATACCCTGTTGGCGGCAACCAAGGACTCCCTGGCCGTGGACCCACCAGTTGTCAGCCGGCCTAAGAAAAGCAAGACCAAGAAGGCCCCTATAAAGGCTATTACTAAGGCTGCACCTGCTGCCCCTCCAGTCCCAACTGCCAATGAGATTGCCACCAACAAGCCCAAAATAACTTTGCAGGCTTTAAACCTGCCAGTCATTACCCAGATCAGTCAGGCTTCACCTACCACTGAGGTAACCAATACTCAGGTTTCTTCAGTCACTGCTCAGCCTAAGAAAGCCAACAAGATGAAGAGAGTTACTGCCAAGGCAGCGCAAGGCTCCCAATCCCCAACTGGCCGTGAGGGTGGCGCTACACAGCTCAAGTCACCCTTGCAGGTCCTAAACCTACCAGTCATCTCACAGAATATTCACGCTTCAATTGCCAATGAGTCAGCCAGTTCCCAGACCTTGATAACCTCTATCAAGCCTAAGAAAGCTTCCAAGGCTAAGAAGGCTGCGAATAAGGCCATAGCTAGTGCCACCGAGGTTTCACTGGCTCCAACTGCCACCCATACAGCTACCACCCAAGGCCAAATTACCAATGAGACAGCCAGTATCCACACCACAGCAGCCTCCATCCGAACCAAGAAAGCCTCCAAAGCCAGGAAGATAATTGCTAAGGTTATAAATACTGACACTGAGCATATACAGGCTGCAAATGTCACTGAGACAGCTACCAGGCAGATTGAGGCCTCAGTAATAGCTATCAGGCCCAAAAAATCCAAGGGCAAGAAGGCTGCCAGTAGGGGCCCAAATTCTGTCTCTGAGATTTCTGAGGCCCTACTTGCCACTCAAATGGTCACAAACCAGGCCCTGGCAGCCACCCTGCGGGTCAAGAGAGGGTCTAGGGCTCGGAAGGCTTCCACTAAGGCTCGGGCAACTGAAAGCCAGACTCCAAATGCTGACCAAGGGGCCCAGGCCAAGATGGCCTCTGCTCAGACCAACGTAAGTGCCCTTGAGACTCAGGTTGCTGCTGCTGTCCAGGCCCTGGCAGATGACTATCTGGCTCAGTTGAGTCTGGAGCCCACAACCAGGACCCGGGGCAAGAGAAACCGAAAG TCCAAGCATCTGAATGGGGATGAGAGAAGTGGCAATAATTACAGGCGGATCCCATGGGGCCGGAGGCCTGCGCCACCGCGAGATGTGGCCATTTTACAAGAAAGG GCTAATAAGTTGGTGAAATACCTGTTGGTTAAGGACCAGACAAAGATCCCCATCAAGCGCTCAG ACATGCTGAGGGATGTCATCCAAGAATATGATGAATATTTCCCAGAAATCATTGAACGAGCAAGCTACGCTCTGGAGAAG ATGTTTCGAGTCAATCTGAAAGAAATTGATAAGCAAAGTAGCTTGTATATTCTCATCAGCACTCGGGAATCCTCTGCAGGCATACTGGGAAC GACCAAGGACACACCCAAGCTGGGTCTCCTCATGGTGATTCTGAGTGTCATTTTTATGAATGGCAACAAGGCCAGTGAGGGTGAGTGGCTGGGCATGCAGCTGAATGGGCGGCCATG GGTGAGGCATTCACTCTTTGGGGAAGTGAGGAAGCTCATCACAGACGAGTTTGTGAAGCAGAA GTACCTGGAGTACAAGAGGGTCCCTAACAGCAGACCACCTGAATATGAGTTCTTCTGGGGCTTGCGCTCCTACCATGAGACTAGCAAGATGAAAGTCCTCAAGTTTGCATGCAAG GTGCAGAAAAAAGACCCCAAGGACTGGGCTGTGCAGTACCGCGAGGCAGTGGAGATGGAAGTCCAAGCTGcagctgtggctgtggctgaGGCTGAAGCCAGGGCTGAGGCAAGAGCCCAAATGGGGATTGGAGAGGAAGCTGTGGCTGGGCCCTGGAATTGGGATGACATGGATATCGACTGCCTAACAAGGGAAGAGTTAGGCGATGATGCTCAGGCCTGGAGCAGATTTTCATTTGAAATTGAGGCCAGAGCCCAAGAAAATGCAGATGCCAGCACCAGCGTCAACTTCAGCAGAGGAGCTGGTACCAGGGCTGGCTTCAGCGACGGTGCTAGTATTAGCTTCAATGGTGCACCCAGCTCCAGTGGTGGACCTGGCATTACCTTTGGTGGTGCACCCAGCTCCAGTGCCAGCTTCAGCAATACAGCCAGCATTAGCTTTGGTGGCACACTGAGCACTAGCTCCAGCTTCAGCAGTGCAGCCAGCATTAGCTTTGGTGGTGCACCCAGCACCAGCACTAGTTTCAGCAGTGAAGCCAGCATTAGCTTTGGTGGCACGCCTTGTACCAGTGCCAGCTTTAGTGGTGGAGTCAGCTCTAGTTTTAGTGGCCCACTCAACACCAGTGCCACTTTCAGTGGTGCAGCCAGCTCTGGCTTTGGAGGCACACTCAGCACCACGGCTGGCTTTAGTAGTGTACTCAGCACCAGCACCAGCTTTGGCAGTGCACCCACAACGAACACAGTCTTCAGTAGTGCGCTTAGCACCAGCACTGGCTTTGGAGGCACACTCAGCACCAGTGTCTGCTTTGGTGGCTCTCCCAGCTCCAGTGGTAGCTTTGGTGGTACACTCAGTACCAGTATCTGCTTTGGTGGCTCTCCCTGCACCAGCACTGGCTTTGGAGGCACACTCAGCACCAGTGTCTCCTTTGGTGGCCCTTCCAGCACCAGTGCCAATTGCGGTGGTACACTAAGTACAAGCATCTGCTTTGATGGCTCTCCCAGCACTGGTGCTGGCTTTGGTGGTGCTCTCAACACCAGTGCCAGCTTTGGCAGTGCGCTCAATACCAGTGCTGGTTTTGGTGGTGCTATGAGCACCAGTGCTGACTTTGGCAGTACACTAAGCACCAGTGTCTGCTTTGGTGGCTCTCCTGGCACCAGTGTCAGCTTTGGCAGTGCGCTCAACACCAGTGCTGGTTTTGGTGGTGCTGTCAGCACCAGCACTGACTTTGGTGGTACACTAAGCACCAGCGTCTGTTTTGGTGGCTCTCCCAGCACCAGTGCTGGCTTTAGTGGTGCACTCAACACCAATGCCAGCTTTGGCTGTGCCATCAGCACCAGTGCCGGCTTCAGTGGTGCTGTCGGCACCAGTGCTGGCTTCAGTGGTGTACCCAGCACCAACCCTGGCTTTGGCGGTGCATTTAACACCAGTGCTGGCTTCGGTGGGGCACTTAGTACCACTACTGACTTCGGTGGTACTCCCAACAACAGCATTGGCTTTGGTGCTGCTCCCAGCACCAGTGTCAGCTTTGGTGGTGCTCATAGCACCAGCCTCTGTTTTGGTGGAGCTCCCAGCACCAGCCTCTGCTTTGGCAGTGCATCTAATACAAACCTATGCTTTGGTGGCCCTCCTAGCACCAGTGCCTGCTTTAGTGGTGCCACCAGCCCTAGTTTTGGTGATGGACCCAGTACCAGTACCGGTTTCAGCTTTGGCAACGGGTTAAGCACCAGTGCTGGATTTGGTGGTGGACTGAACACCAGTGCTGGCTTTGGTGGTGGCCTAGGCACCAGTGCTGGCTTCAGTGGTGATCTAAGCACCAGTTCTGGCTTTGATGGTGGGCTAGGTACCAGCGCTGGCTTCAGTGGAGGACCAGGCACCAGCACTGGCTTTGGTGGTGGACTGGGCACCAGCGCTGGCTTCAGTGGCGGACTGGGCACCGGTGCTGGCTTTGGTGGTGGACTGGTCACTAGTGATGGCTTTGGTGGTGGACTGGGCACCAATGCTAGTTTTGGCAGCACACTTGGCACCGGTGCTGGCTTTAGCGGTGGCCTCAGCACCAGCGATGGCTTTGGCAGTAGGCCTAATGCCAGCTTCGACAGAGGACTGAGTACCATCATTGGCTTTGGCAGTGGTTCCAACACCAGCACTGGCTTTATTGGCGAACCCAGCACCAGCACGGGCTTCCATAGTGGACCCAGTTCTATTGTTGGCTTCAGTGGTGGACCAAGCACTGGTGTTGGCTTCTGCAGTGGACCAAGCATCAGTGGCTTCAGCGGTGGACCGAGCACAGGAGCTGGCTTCGGCGGTGGACCAAACACTGGTGCTGGCTTTGGTGGTGGACCAAGCACCAGTGCTGGCTTCGGCAGTGGAGCCACCAGTCTTGGTGCCTGTGGCTTCTCCTATGGCTAG